In one Butyrivibrio proteoclasticus B316 genomic region, the following are encoded:
- a CDS encoding helix-turn-helix transcriptional regulator, with the protein MIKLNENIKRYRQQKCMTQSQLADVFNVSEQAISRWENGNTYPDITLLPAIADYFHVTIDELMGMESYKDEREIEKVFEQCRENDRKGHVHKSVKLLKEAAKKYPTNFTILMHLVKELNFEYTDDNAKEHDNCEMVIDIASRVLNECTDRQICNSVINEKIIALRKLGCIDEAIEISKEQPTIWETSSFRLIELLSGEELKIHCKNTVMQFVLATYSTMVKLADLDFANDNMTIQERIDVVKKILELLDLIYEDNYGYESRLVAWMHRAIAAMEVLEGNTEATLEHLEQAAKYSIIHDTLPDRFTLDSTLLSGIECKDHYRNFDWTECTEFNEKLRQGRYDIVRNTDRFKAVEKEITPYVVTKN; encoded by the coding sequence ATGATAAAACTAAACGAGAACATAAAGAGATACCGCCAGCAAAAATGCATGACACAATCTCAGCTTGCAGATGTTTTTAACGTTTCCGAACAGGCTATTAGCAGATGGGAAAATGGTAATACATATCCGGATATTACATTACTACCTGCTATTGCAGATTATTTCCATGTAACAATTGACGAACTCATGGGCATGGAAAGCTATAAGGATGAACGCGAGATAGAAAAAGTCTTTGAACAATGCAGGGAAAATGATAGAAAAGGACATGTCCACAAAAGTGTAAAACTCCTTAAAGAGGCAGCCAAAAAGTATCCTACCAATTTCACCATTCTGATGCATCTAGTGAAGGAATTAAATTTTGAATACACTGATGATAACGCTAAGGAGCATGATAATTGTGAAATGGTAATAGACATAGCTTCAAGGGTTTTAAATGAATGCACTGATAGACAGATTTGTAACAGTGTGATCAACGAGAAGATAATTGCACTTAGAAAACTCGGATGCATAGATGAAGCTATCGAAATATCAAAGGAACAGCCGACTATATGGGAAACCAGTAGTTTCAGGCTTATAGAACTTTTATCGGGAGAAGAATTAAAAATACATTGCAAAAACACTGTTATGCAATTTGTCCTGGCAACATATTCCACAATGGTTAAACTGGCAGATCTTGACTTTGCCAATGATAACATGACCATTCAGGAAAGAATAGATGTCGTAAAAAAGATTCTTGAGCTTCTTGATCTGATCTATGAGGATAATTATGGATACGAAAGCAGGCTTGTAGCGTGGATGCATCGTGCAATTGCAGCAATGGAAGTCCTTGAAGGCAATACTGAAGCAACACTTGAGCATCTTGAACAGGCAGCAAAATACTCTATTATTCATGATACCCTTCCTGATAGATTTACATTGGATTCTACACTTCTGTCCGGAATTGAATGTAAGGATCATTACAGAAATTTTGATTGGACAGAGTGTACTGAATTTAATGAGAAACTCAGGCAGGGACGTTACGATATAGTAAGAAATACAGACAGATTCAAGGCTGTAGAAAAGGAAATTACACCATATGTTGTTACTAAAAACTAA
- a CDS encoding glycosyltransferase family 39 protein, protein MSFNGDKIKSTIGVVLGLTSLFVFIYLIRFATGNDIWYDEVFSLSFANRSFGEIAAFTARDVHPPFYYFYLKVISSILCLISGRKYFIVVCKIASLIPWLFLFIISITYIRKQFGQLTSGLFMLLITIMPQLPSYYFEIRMYSLALLLITTEVLISLHILTNIDKKNNLSWILFFITGILTAYTQYYACIAIIGSYIAVFLSLIIQKGTEKKRHILKLLVSALLSVILYLPWLPVLRAQITNISGKYWIQPLTLRSIAGCIKFITLPVVYFGKMPEISAGLLIIALLVLTVLFIRHGKRDDLIIAICCLMPVIIVVLSGFILSAMGTPIFVYRYLIPTLGGVWLLVAIMADRAANRKALLLLILPMLLAGGLNIIGIRAEEGNKLATISHSYDVVSDIPEGSVIITNFDHVCAVMSYYRPDCQVLLYEAEIDKLLPDMQGNITDNVHDLDIEKLVSSQDKEVYFWGSFNSREEIVESWTTLGINNELMDNILIERYWINVYKLSGAVK, encoded by the coding sequence ATGAGTTTTAATGGGGATAAGATAAAGAGTACTATAGGGGTGGTACTTGGCTTAACATCTTTATTTGTTTTTATATATCTGATCAGATTTGCTACAGGTAATGACATCTGGTATGATGAGGTCTTTTCCTTGTCCTTTGCCAATCGTAGTTTCGGTGAAATTGCAGCGTTTACTGCAAGAGATGTTCACCCTCCTTTTTATTATTTTTACCTAAAAGTCATATCTTCTATCCTGTGCCTTATTTCAGGCCGGAAGTATTTCATTGTAGTTTGTAAAATAGCTTCACTGATTCCCTGGCTATTTCTATTCATCATTAGCATAACCTATATTCGCAAGCAATTTGGCCAACTGACCTCTGGCCTTTTTATGCTGCTCATTACAATAATGCCCCAGCTTCCATCCTATTATTTTGAAATCAGGATGTACTCGCTGGCACTACTGCTCATCACCACTGAGGTCCTGATTTCTTTACACATTCTAACCAACATTGATAAAAAAAATAATCTCTCTTGGATTCTATTTTTCATCACCGGAATTCTTACAGCATATACCCAGTACTATGCTTGTATAGCCATCATTGGCTCCTACATCGCTGTTTTCCTCTCGCTGATCATCCAAAAAGGGACTGAGAAAAAAAGACACATCCTAAAACTTCTGGTATCTGCCCTGTTATCTGTCATTTTATACCTGCCATGGCTTCCGGTCCTTAGGGCTCAGATTACAAATATTTCCGGTAAATACTGGATTCAGCCTCTTACCCTTCGTAGTATCGCAGGGTGCATCAAGTTCATTACTCTTCCGGTTGTATACTTTGGCAAAATGCCGGAAATTTCAGCAGGTCTCCTGATCATAGCGCTTCTTGTTCTGACAGTTCTTTTTATCAGACATGGTAAAAGAGATGACCTTATAATAGCAATCTGTTGTCTGATGCCGGTTATCATTGTAGTACTAAGCGGATTTATCCTCTCTGCAATGGGTACACCGATATTTGTATATAGATACCTGATTCCAACTCTCGGCGGAGTCTGGCTCCTTGTAGCCATAATGGCGGATAGAGCTGCAAACCGCAAGGCACTGCTTCTTTTGATCCTGCCTATGCTTCTTGCAGGGGGCCTTAATATAATAGGTATCAGAGCTGAAGAAGGCAATAAACTGGCTACCATTTCACATTCCTATGATGTAGTTTCAGATATTCCTGAAGGTTCCGTTATAATAACTAATTTTGATCACGTCTGCGCTGTTATGTCCTACTACAGGCCTGATTGTCAGGTTCTTTTGTATGAAGCGGAAATAGATAAGCTTCTCCCTGACATGCAGGGAAATATCACTGATAACGTTCACGACCTTGATATAGAAAAGCTAGTTAGTTCTCAAGATAAAGAGGTTTATTTCTGGGGAAGCTTTAATTCAAGAGAAGAAATAGTAGAGTCTTGGACAACACTCGGTATTAATAATGAGCTAATGGATAATATCCTGATTGAACGATATTGGATAAATGTATATAAACTAAGCGGAGCCGTAAAATGA
- a CDS encoding transcriptional regulator encodes MEINSIPEAFQTKLRLAILSSLLTGQKSFSELKEITSSTDGNLGAQIKKLNELGYVEIEKAFIKNKPQTTCAISEYGKKQFKEYVEMLENLLTQSK; translated from the coding sequence ATGGAGATAAACTCAATACCTGAAGCTTTTCAGACAAAGCTTAGATTGGCTATCTTATCTTCGTTATTGACCGGTCAAAAAAGCTTTAGCGAACTGAAAGAGATAACATCTTCTACAGATGGTAATCTCGGTGCACAGATAAAAAAATTAAATGAACTTGGTTATGTTGAAATAGAAAAGGCTTTTATAAAAAATAAGCCACAGACGACATGTGCAATTTCAGAATATGGGAAAAAACAATTTAAGGAGTATGTTGAGATGCTTGAAAATCTTCTTACACAGTCTAAGTAA
- a CDS encoding glycoside hydrolase family 36 protein, with protein sequence MKSTAEVKIAGERYADNYTCGLTMLGSGSMDGFELKSENENESEYRRPDGLRLKVRNTYCAEADATEVVTTIQNDGSRTLTMEMLTSVLVREIKADRIHRLLSFWSAEGKHKVDTIKELDMEHSWSNHGVRVLKFGNLGSMPVRQFFPFVAVEDSKNGVFTGVQLYAPSSWQIEVLVKEGDTVSIAGGIADRDYGHWTKKLMPGECFEAPKALIATGKSLEDVCDKLVKAQKPDISPVDDRMGIVFNEYCATWGNPTIDNLKKLADKIAGKGIQYLVMDSGWYGKCGYWWDWRGDWTVNKERFPNGLKELTDYIRGKGMIPGIWFELENTSQEAQTFYEEDHLVKKDGVPLTVGNVHFLDMEDPWVIEHLTKYVIGNLKDNDFGYIKIDYNDTMGMGCDGPEGMGENLRKKVIVTQNFFRKMKKELPDLVIENCSSGGHRLEPSFMELASMASFSDAHECLSLPIIAANMHRVIKPSQSQIWAVMRAGDSDERIWYSICSTFLGRMGLSGDVYDLNDHQWELLSQGMDFYRRVSDIIRDGKTTVISADTDSYNEPTGAQFVMRVLGDKALIVYHRFADSVDMKEFAGKLGINVDNYKLLDKYGIADKDFSAQALLIQI encoded by the coding sequence ATGAAATCAACTGCAGAAGTAAAAATAGCAGGAGAGAGATATGCGGATAATTATACTTGCGGGCTGACAATGCTTGGAAGCGGCTCAATGGACGGCTTTGAGCTAAAGTCTGAAAACGAGAATGAGTCAGAATACAGAAGACCTGATGGACTGAGACTGAAAGTTAGGAATACATATTGCGCCGAAGCGGATGCTACAGAAGTAGTTACAACTATCCAAAATGATGGCAGCAGGACTTTGACTATGGAGATGCTTACATCAGTGCTGGTCAGAGAAATTAAGGCTGATCGTATCCACAGACTTCTGTCTTTTTGGAGCGCAGAAGGGAAGCATAAAGTAGATACTATAAAAGAACTCGATATGGAACACTCCTGGAGTAACCATGGTGTACGTGTGCTTAAGTTTGGAAATCTGGGTTCTATGCCGGTCAGACAGTTTTTTCCATTTGTAGCAGTGGAGGATTCTAAGAACGGAGTATTTACGGGAGTACAGTTATACGCACCATCTTCATGGCAGATAGAAGTGCTTGTCAAAGAAGGAGATACTGTTTCAATCGCTGGAGGAATTGCTGACAGAGACTATGGGCATTGGACCAAAAAACTAATGCCCGGAGAGTGCTTTGAAGCTCCTAAGGCTCTCATAGCAACAGGCAAATCTCTGGAAGATGTCTGCGATAAGCTTGTTAAAGCGCAGAAACCGGATATTAGCCCTGTGGACGACCGGATGGGAATTGTTTTTAATGAATATTGTGCAACCTGGGGAAATCCAACCATCGACAATCTCAAGAAGCTTGCTGATAAAATTGCCGGAAAGGGAATCCAGTATCTGGTAATGGATTCCGGATGGTATGGCAAATGCGGTTATTGGTGGGACTGGCGCGGAGACTGGACAGTTAATAAAGAGAGATTCCCTAATGGCCTTAAAGAGCTGACTGACTATATCCGCGGAAAGGGTATGATTCCGGGAATCTGGTTCGAGCTTGAGAACACTTCGCAAGAGGCACAGACTTTCTATGAGGAGGATCATCTTGTTAAAAAGGACGGAGTTCCTCTTACAGTGGGAAATGTCCATTTCCTTGATATGGAAGACCCTTGGGTAATAGAGCATTTGACAAAATATGTTATTGGTAACCTCAAGGATAATGATTTTGGTTATATCAAAATAGATTATAACGATACAATGGGTATGGGATGTGATGGCCCTGAAGGAATGGGGGAAAACCTCAGGAAAAAGGTTATTGTGACTCAGAACTTTTTCAGAAAAATGAAAAAAGAATTACCGGATCTTGTTATTGAGAACTGCTCAAGCGGAGGACATCGCCTGGAACCATCATTTATGGAACTTGCTTCAATGGCGAGTTTTTCTGATGCGCATGAGTGCTTGTCACTTCCCATTATTGCGGCGAATATGCACAGGGTAATAAAGCCGTCTCAGAGCCAGATATGGGCAGTCATGAGAGCGGGGGATAGTGATGAGAGAATATGGTATTCAATCTGTTCAACATTCCTTGGAAGAATGGGACTTTCCGGTGATGTTTATGATCTAAACGACCATCAGTGGGAACTTCTAAGCCAGGGAATGGACTTTTACCGCAGGGTATCAGATATTATCAGAGACGGTAAAACTACTGTTATTTCTGCAGATACAGATAGCTACAATGAACCGACAGGAGCCCAATTTGTTATGCGAGTATTAGGAGATAAGGCACTGATCGTATATCATAGATTTGCTGATTCCGTTGATATGAAAGAGTTTGCCGGGAAACTGGGAATCAATGTGGATAACTATAAATTATTGGATAAATATGGCATAGCAGATAAGGATTTTTCAGCACAGGCACTTTTGATCCAGATTTAA
- a CDS encoding helix-turn-helix domain-containing protein, with the protein MNNLGSKIKELRIAENLTQEKLAEELNVSFQSISRWENGISTPDISLIPAIARFFGVSTDYLFGLQDEESEAEKSELEAAYWDYRKEGNLDEAYEVMLKARKLFPRDMHFCSNLAEVMELFDGGNSEQMSAYVNGNFSEQIFSLCRRVVEESKNETDRSRALSLLSSYYMKSGNSAEAIMIANKMTDLKHSKDLLLAEILSGEDKKKQLQMNVLEMADYISDTLVKIAFRKEFGFTLSMAPIEKLEYVQAANTILKTIISDGNYLEYSRKLGWNYRRIAELYCMMDQKEKALEYLLKAEKMASEYDSLDKEKTYQFTSPFCDLVNSDLSNNDKFFVGTETEMLSYRLNEMKSFFGDDEEFIKLCKRVGENNIMI; encoded by the coding sequence ATGAATAATCTTGGATCAAAGATAAAAGAACTTCGAATTGCAGAAAATCTCACGCAGGAAAAACTTGCTGAGGAACTAAATGTATCTTTTCAAAGTATCAGCCGATGGGAAAATGGTATTTCGACACCTGACATCAGCCTTATTCCTGCAATTGCAAGGTTTTTTGGCGTTTCAACTGATTACTTGTTCGGACTTCAGGATGAAGAATCTGAGGCAGAAAAGAGTGAACTTGAGGCAGCATATTGGGATTACCGAAAAGAGGGTAATCTCGATGAAGCGTATGAAGTAATGCTAAAGGCGAGAAAGCTCTTTCCACGGGACATGCACTTTTGTTCTAATCTGGCTGAAGTTATGGAACTTTTTGATGGCGGAAACAGTGAACAAATGTCAGCCTATGTCAACGGGAATTTTTCAGAGCAAATCTTCTCTTTGTGCCGGAGAGTAGTTGAAGAAAGCAAAAATGAGACAGATCGCTCGAGGGCATTATCTCTTTTATCCAGCTATTACATGAAATCCGGTAATTCCGCAGAAGCTATAATGATTGCAAATAAAATGACTGATCTTAAACATTCAAAGGATCTTTTACTTGCTGAAATTCTTTCCGGCGAAGATAAAAAGAAACAGCTTCAAATGAATGTTTTGGAAATGGCTGACTATATTTCCGATACTCTTGTCAAAATTGCCTTCCGGAAGGAATTTGGCTTTACACTATCAATGGCGCCTATAGAGAAACTGGAGTATGTTCAAGCTGCAAACACTATTCTTAAAACAATTATTTCGGACGGCAATTACCTGGAATACTCAAGAAAGCTTGGCTGGAATTACAGAAGGATCGCGGAATTGTACTGTATGATGGATCAGAAAGAGAAGGCGCTTGAGTATCTCTTGAAAGCGGAAAAGATGGCGTCAGAATATGATTCTTTGGATAAAGAAAAGACTTATCAGTTCACTTCGCCGTTCTGTGATCTGGTTAACAGCGACCTGTCAAATAATGATAAATTCTTTGTTGGAACTGAGACGGAGATGCTGTCTTATCGGCTTAATGAAATGAAATCTTTTTTTGGCGACGATGAGGAGTTTATCAAATTATGTAAACGCGTTGGTGAGAATAATATTATGATATAA
- a CDS encoding GGDEF domain-containing protein, which produces MAIHFKLPKKNISAPANYEDFLIENRIKINQYLNRTLLFCVLTGPSLALGVAIGIFKNVSYLACLFISIFVLILALSHILITKHFPESEYTSIYALFILDVLLLYMAYSHVYLRITWFLVPMLSLLFCSFKIYYFSLFITYFMMLLTTWITAPFFADQRSDYVSSVQFFANVVGGNTIEIIIMAIVGFGLLKTSHRYIREFYEMYKTISDNEQQVTESIDTLSSMAGIYDRVNLLNFRTMTEKSLTDTNTTKSFLHFDGCDHTSMVTGMKNHIAPEQMDSFWEFTNLTTLRERLLDKKSISAEFINITTGWFRAQYITVDKNEDGIPITIIFTVQNIENDKKKEERLIRIAMTDELTHLYNRRSYDDDIAIYRKNGLDDDFTLLSADVNGLKITNDTKGHAAGDELIRGAADCLHVCIGQTGKVYRTGGDEFIAILHTDNYSDLISEIAAMARSWSGQYTDSISISIGCASHKEFPDATVDELERISDRRMYENKEQYYRQTGHDRRKKQDN; this is translated from the coding sequence ATGGCAATACATTTCAAACTTCCCAAAAAGAATATATCCGCTCCTGCCAACTACGAAGATTTCCTTATAGAAAACAGGATCAAGATAAACCAATATCTCAACAGGACTTTGTTGTTCTGTGTCCTCACAGGACCTTCTCTGGCCTTAGGTGTTGCTATAGGCATATTCAAAAATGTATCTTATTTAGCCTGCCTCTTTATATCTATTTTTGTTCTCATCCTCGCTTTAAGTCATATATTGATTACAAAACATTTCCCTGAGTCCGAATATACCAGCATATATGCCTTGTTTATTCTTGATGTCTTATTGCTGTATATGGCCTATTCCCATGTATACCTCAGGATCACTTGGTTTTTGGTGCCAATGTTGTCGCTCCTTTTCTGCAGCTTTAAAATCTATTACTTTTCTCTCTTTATTACCTATTTTATGATGCTGTTGACCACTTGGATAACTGCGCCTTTCTTTGCAGATCAGCGCTCAGACTACGTCAGCTCTGTGCAGTTTTTTGCAAATGTTGTCGGTGGAAACACAATAGAGATCATCATAATGGCAATAGTCGGATTTGGCCTTCTGAAAACCTCCCACAGATATATCCGGGAGTTTTATGAAATGTACAAAACTATCAGCGACAACGAGCAGCAGGTTACAGAATCTATTGATACCCTTTCGAGTATGGCAGGCATCTATGACAGGGTTAACCTTCTTAATTTCAGAACGATGACCGAAAAGTCCCTCACAGATACCAACACCACCAAAAGTTTTCTTCATTTCGATGGTTGTGATCACACCAGTATGGTCACCGGCATGAAAAACCATATTGCTCCCGAACAAATGGATTCTTTCTGGGAATTTACTAATCTGACTACTCTCCGCGAAAGACTTCTTGATAAAAAATCTATCTCCGCAGAATTCATCAATATCACAACAGGTTGGTTCCGCGCCCAGTATATTACCGTTGATAAAAATGAAGATGGAATTCCGATTACTATAATCTTTACCGTGCAGAATATAGAAAATGACAAAAAGAAAGAAGAACGACTCATCAGAATCGCCATGACCGACGAGCTCACCCATTTATATAACCGCAGAAGCTATGATGATGACATTGCGATATACAGAAAGAACGGCCTTGATGATGACTTTACACTATTGTCTGCAGACGTAAATGGGCTTAAAATAACCAATGATACTAAAGGACATGCGGCCGGCGACGAGCTTATCAGAGGTGCCGCTGACTGTCTTCATGTCTGCATTGGGCAAACCGGTAAAGTGTATCGTACCGGCGGCGATGAATTCATCGCCATACTTCATACAGATAACTACTCAGACTTGATTTCTGAAATAGCTGCCATGGCCAGATCCTGGAGCGGGCAATATACAGATTCCATTTCAATTTCTATCGGCTGCGCAAGTCATAAGGAATTCCCTGATGCCACAGTAGATGAGCTTGAACGCATTTCTGACAGACGAATGTATGAAAATAAGGAACAATACTACAGGCAGACCGGACACGACCGAAGGAAGAAACAGGATAATTAA